The nucleotide window AGTCCCAGCTTGGGCTCCCGCATCGCGCCGTCCCGGGAGAGGCCCCCTTCAGGGAAGATGGCCTGCACCACGCCGGCCTCCGTTGACATCTGCACGTAGCGTGCCAGCACCCGGCGGTAAAAGGGGTCGCCCGAGCCGCGCCTGACGAAGTACGCTCCGGTGGCCTGGATCAGCTGCTGAAAGGGCCAGACCCGAGCCCACTCTCCCACGGCGTAGCTCAGCGCCACCCGGTTCACAGCCAGGTAGGATACCAGGATATAGTCCATGTGGCTGCGGTGGTTCATGACGAAAACCACGCTGGCGTTGGGGTCAACCTTGGCCAGCTGCGCCTCGTCGGCATAGCCCAGCCGCACCCGGTAGAGCAGGCGGGCGATGGTTTTGCTCAGCCAGCTGCCGACGCGAAAATAGATCAGAGCGTTAAAGGCCGGCACAATCTCCTTGGCATAGCGCTCTACTTTCTCCAGGGCCACTTCCCGCGGCACGTCGTGCTCCCGGCAATACTCATCCACCGCCGCCAGCACTTTAGGATCGTACACCAGCCGGTCGATGAGCACCTTGCGCTGGGTGAGCTTGAAGTCGGGCAGCTTCAGGTCCAGCCGCTGGTTGATCTCGGTGATCACGATGTTGACCCGCCGGCGGAAGTACCACCGCACGCTGGGCAGCAGCAGGCGGTCCAGCAGTGCCCAGGCAGCCAAAAGGCCGCCCGCCAGCAGCAGCCACAACGGCAGGGCAATCGGCTCGGTCAATCCATATCCGGTGCCGTGAAGGTCCCGGTGCGCAGGAAGTGGATCACCTGCTGGATCACCGGTCCGTGGTACATGATGAACGTATGGCTGTAGGGCACCACAATGTGGGCCGTCATGCCGTCAACTCTCGTCCGGTCGACAGCGATTATGCCATCGTCGGGGCCGGGAATAAGTCGTGAGAACAGCGGGTTCAGGCTCCGGTTGCCGGCGATGATGCCCAGCTCAAATGTCACCGGCCCGAGGCTGGCAATAAAACTATCCGCGCCCGTGGCCAGCTGCTGGCCGGCCGGCCCGTGGATCAGCCTGAACAACCGGGCGTTGCTGAAGCGGTCTGCCAGCTCCGCGCCCTGATTGGGCGGCGTCAGCATGACCACCCGTCCCAGATTAGGCAACGGGTGACGCTGCAGATAGCGGCGTACCACAATGCCACCGACGGAATGGGTGACGAAGTGCACCGTCGTGCCCGGCACCTGGCAGCAGCGGGCGACGATGTCGGCCAAAGCCCCGTCCACCAGCGTGTCAATGGAGAACCGGTTAGATGGGTAGGCCAGGTTGACGATGCGAAACCCTTCCCGCGACAAGCGCCGTTCCAGGCGTCTCAGCGAGCCGCGGGTGCGCGTAAGGCCGTGCAGCATGACCACAACTTCCTCGGCGCCAGCCATCGCGGGATGCTCACCGGGCTCCGACATGGTCCCTGGCCACGGCACGAGCGCGCACAGCGCGACAGACGCGAACTTGCCGTTCACGCTGCATCCGTCTCCCTTGTGGCCGTCCCAGCAGCATGCCTGTCATGCCGCGGTGGCGCACTCGCGCTGCTCCCGTTGCAACCTCATGGGAATGCGCCCTAAGCAGCCGGAGCGGCGGGATCAGCGTTGCGCGGCCAGCCTGCGAAGCCGATCTGGGCCGGCAACGCGGGGCGCCGTCAGATGCGCTCCTGAATGTTGCGGTTGGTGCTGTGCAGCTCTGCGGCGTGCCGGTCCACCATCATGGTGAGGTGACCGGTGATTTCCTCGATGAGGTCATCGCTGCGCTCCATGTACTCCCGGAGGAAATCGTTTCGTGAGGAGAGCCCGCGAATGTAGCGCCAGCCGGGCCACTTCTCATTACTGCGGGTGAAGCCGTCGTCCTTGAGCTGGGTCTGGAAGTTGCTGACCAGGTCGTCGGCGGCGGTGATGCCGGGCACCTCCGTCCAGGAGACGCCACCATAGACCGGCAGATAGGTAGGTCCGGCGTGCTGCTCGATGCGAAAGAGCAGGTGGAACTGCGCGGTCTGGTCGGCGGGCAGGATGCTGAGGCCGAAATAGCCCCTGGCGACGCTGTTCTCGCCGGCGAGATCGTCCAGCTGGACCTTCCAGGCACCCTCGGGAACGCGGCCCTCGACCGTCTCCGCCAGGCGCTGCCAGAAACGGGTGTGCAGCTGGTCCTTGGCATCGGTAAAGTGGTTCTCGATATCCAGCGCCAGGATGAAATTTTCCTTTTCCAGCAGGAAGTTGGTGATCTCGTCCTCGTAAGCGTCCATAGGTGGGCCTCCGTCAGAAATTTTGTATGACCTCAAGGTATTGGTGAATGGTTTCCCGCAGATGGGGGGCTGAAATGTCCGTCAGGGAAGCCTTGAGCAGTCCGGCAATCTCCCGGCGGTATGAGATGCGGTAGTAGGCGGCGCTGCCGGCGGTCTCTGATGCCTCACCGGTGGGCGTGAGGTAGAGCAGTGCCTGGGATGAATAGGTCTCCTGCTGCCCCTCCATCCAGCGGGCGTAGCGGGCCAGCTGATCAGGCTGCTCGTCGGCGTAAACCTTGTTTTCCAGCACCAGCAGGTAGCTCAGGCCGGGACACGCCAGCACGATATCCGGCGCGCCGTCGCCGATGTACTTGTGGGCCTCCACAAACCAGGGGTGGTCGGCGATGGCCTCCACGGGGGCGGGGAAGCCGGCGTGGCTGGCGGTGAGCGCGTCGATGAAGGCGTGCAGGAACAGGTAGCCCTGCCCGTGGGCGCCCTGGGGGCTGAGGAGGTCGGCGAGGAGCGGGGTGTGGACCAGATCCTCGCGGGCCTCCAGGTGCAGCACGTTGAACAGGTTGAAGCTGCGGGCCTGCTGGCGGTTGCGCTCCAAAGACTG belongs to Candidatus Neomarinimicrobiota bacterium and includes:
- a CDS encoding alpha/beta fold hydrolase; translation: MSEPGEHPAMAGAEEVVVMLHGLTRTRGSLRRLERRLSREGFRIVNLAYPSNRFSIDTLVDGALADIVARCCQVPGTTVHFVTHSVGGIVVRRYLQRHPLPNLGRVVMLTPPNQGAELADRFSNARLFRLIHGPAGQQLATGADSFIASLGPVTFELGIIAGNRSLNPLFSRLIPGPDDGIIAVDRTRVDGMTAHIVVPYSHTFIMYHGPVIQQVIHFLRTGTFTAPDMD
- a CDS encoding PD-(D/E)XK nuclease family protein encodes the protein MSSEPIPGPGIYGTPAPRASKIEDLETVARFIQRYQNLVDAHAWRRLESFKEAFGRLRPTIQDLIGQSLERNRQQARSFNLFNVLHLEAREDLVHTPLLADLLSPQGAHGQGYLFLHAFIDALTASHAGFPAPVEAIADHPWFVEAHKYIGDGAPDIVLACPGLSYLLVLENKVYADEQPDQLARYARWMEGQQETYSSQALLYLTPTGEASETAGSAAYYRISYRREIAGLLKASLTDISAPHLRETIHQYLEVIQNF